One window from the genome of Pseudoalteromonas sp. '520P1 No. 423' encodes:
- a CDS encoding PfaB family protein, with protein sequence MLNTNLSIVGLDANFGSYSNIDLVERAFYQGTAAKQVNLPKSSVKSELVAASVARLANANKLNVDKLNIIELSKTTDLSSALKQTQDFVNANKLVVLVGVNLLTSPIEQDNTPATIGFDESFSHYNQAEGIVSILIASSECAINNTLYTYANIKSFATGADIAQTTAQALEQANITTEQVHLLEVSANADKALASIEEQGLLQAYQTETKLNTAISCAKSVTGEGDAFSQLAGLLKCIISLQQRYIPAISDWQNVQPDVLSQYQDSAFYVPTESRPWYPNSDGSAHIAAYSCQTANNYCHIVLEENLLMATTLTAGERFPAEDVRNNGFIANSDLSVFLLSADDEKSLLDKVASLNSQTSVQINELAKSCFAQFDAHKQFSVVLLAESFDELSKEIALAEHGISKAFLNNSDWKTPKGSYFTANPVGAGENISFMYPGIGATYVGLGRDLFHIFPQIYQGVAALADDIAITLKDTLLNPRSINRLGFKELKQKDLALRGSLADIAEAGVGYACVFTKIFENVFNVKADFATGYSMGEVSMYAALGCWQQPGLMSARLAASDTFNNKLCGDLLTLRDQWNMPKTSSETEVIWETYTIKATVEEFELASIDEPQVFCTIVNTPDSLLVAGYPPACQKVIKKLGVRAMALNMANAIHSAPANSEYDAMTGLYTMDVTERIKTKMYSSSCYLPIPQRSKAIATSIAKCLCDRVDFPRLVNTLHNKGAQVFIEMGPGRSLSSWVDKILDTDVTQNADSNHLSVPVNAKGTSDELTYMRAVAKLISHGVIMELSHLFHGSIVIEK encoded by the coding sequence ATGCTTAATACAAATTTATCCATCGTTGGCTTAGATGCCAATTTTGGCAGTTATTCAAATATTGATTTAGTTGAACGTGCTTTTTATCAAGGGACTGCTGCTAAGCAAGTGAATTTACCGAAAAGTTCAGTTAAATCTGAACTTGTCGCAGCATCTGTAGCACGTTTAGCAAATGCGAATAAGTTAAATGTTGATAAACTTAATATAATAGAGCTGTCAAAAACCACTGATTTATCGTCTGCTTTAAAACAAACCCAAGATTTTGTTAATGCTAATAAACTTGTTGTATTAGTTGGGGTTAATTTATTAACCTCACCTATTGAACAAGACAATACACCAGCAACAATCGGTTTTGATGAAAGCTTTAGTCATTACAATCAAGCTGAAGGTATTGTGAGTATTTTGATTGCATCAAGTGAGTGTGCAATTAACAATACTTTATATACTTACGCCAACATAAAAAGTTTTGCTACGGGTGCTGATATTGCTCAAACAACCGCGCAAGCGCTTGAACAAGCAAATATTACCACTGAGCAAGTACATTTACTTGAAGTCTCTGCCAATGCAGATAAAGCGTTAGCAAGTATTGAAGAGCAAGGTTTATTACAGGCTTATCAAACTGAAACAAAATTAAATACCGCAATAAGCTGTGCTAAAAGTGTGACAGGTGAGGGCGATGCGTTCTCACAATTAGCGGGTTTGTTAAAATGTATTATTTCACTGCAACAAAGATATATTCCTGCGATCAGTGATTGGCAAAATGTTCAGCCTGATGTGTTATCTCAATATCAAGACTCTGCTTTTTATGTACCAACAGAGTCTCGTCCTTGGTATCCAAATTCAGATGGCAGTGCACATATCGCAGCTTATAGTTGTCAAACAGCAAATAACTATTGTCATATTGTATTAGAAGAAAACTTGTTAATGGCTACGACATTAACAGCGGGTGAGCGTTTTCCTGCTGAAGATGTACGTAATAATGGTTTTATTGCAAATAGCGATTTATCAGTATTTTTATTATCGGCTGATGATGAAAAGTCATTGTTAGATAAAGTAGCGAGTTTAAATAGCCAAACATCTGTGCAGATAAATGAACTTGCTAAGTCATGTTTTGCGCAGTTTGATGCGCATAAGCAATTTTCTGTTGTATTACTTGCTGAATCTTTCGATGAGTTAAGCAAGGAAATCGCATTAGCTGAGCATGGCATATCAAAAGCATTCTTAAATAACAGTGATTGGAAAACACCTAAGGGCAGCTACTTTACTGCTAACCCTGTTGGGGCAGGTGAGAATATCTCTTTTATGTATCCAGGCATAGGTGCAACTTATGTGGGCTTAGGCCGTGATTTATTTCATATATTCCCACAAATTTATCAAGGTGTTGCCGCTCTTGCTGATGATATTGCGATTACACTAAAAGATACATTACTGAATCCTCGAAGTATTAATCGTTTAGGCTTTAAAGAACTGAAACAAAAAGATTTAGCGCTTAGAGGCAGCTTAGCTGATATTGCTGAAGCGGGTGTAGGTTATGCTTGTGTATTTACAAAAATATTTGAAAATGTATTTAATGTAAAAGCCGACTTTGCTACTGGTTATAGTATGGGTGAAGTAAGCATGTATGCAGCACTAGGCTGTTGGCAACAACCTGGCTTAATGAGTGCACGGTTAGCTGCATCAGATACTTTTAATAATAAATTGTGTGGTGATTTACTTACTCTACGTGACCAATGGAATATGCCAAAAACGTCTTCTGAAACAGAAGTGATTTGGGAAACTTATACCATTAAAGCCACAGTTGAAGAGTTTGAGTTAGCAAGTATTGATGAGCCTCAAGTTTTCTGCACCATAGTGAATACACCAGACAGCTTATTAGTGGCGGGTTATCCGCCAGCGTGTCAAAAAGTGATTAAAAAACTAGGTGTACGTGCAATGGCTCTTAATATGGCTAATGCAATACATAGTGCACCAGCGAATTCTGAATATGATGCTATGACAGGCCTGTATACGATGGATGTGACAGAACGCATCAAAACCAAAATGTATTCAAGTTCATGTTATTTACCTATTCCACAACGTAGCAAAGCAATTGCAACCAGCATAGCTAAATGCTTGTGTGATCGCGTTGATTTTCCACGTTTAGTAAATACCTTGCACAATAAAGGTGCGCAAGTATTTATTGAAATGGGACCTGGGCGTTCATTATCTAGTTGGGTGGATAAAATTTTAGATACCGATGTTACTCAAAATGCAGATTCAAATCATTTATCAGTGCCAGTCAATGCAAAAGGCACAAGTGATGAACTAACGTATATGCGCGCTGTAGCTAAGTTGATAAGTCATGGTGTGATCATGGAGCTAAGTCATTTGTTCCATGGTTCTATCGTGATCGAAAAATAA